In Meriones unguiculatus strain TT.TT164.6M chromosome 17, Bangor_MerUng_6.1, whole genome shotgun sequence, a single window of DNA contains:
- the Znf414 gene encoding zinc finger protein 414 isoform X2 has product MEEPSRPSLDTTESSFSKPDKEVASSDVAATTTFSSVEEPGPNQTATPPVWDRGGPPEQVASLTPDSCQAGSTSTGVGTNEDLRLPRRRPPPGKQIPCSSPGCCLSFPSVRDLAQHLRTHCPPTQSLEGKLFRCSALSCTESFPSMQELVAHGKLHYKPNRYFKCENCLLRFRTHRSLFKHLHVCAEHAQSPAPPPPPSLDKEPPVPERPTESDSSSTLGLPFPLLEPFTSAPTGPFIPYLNPAPFGLSPPRLRPFLTAAPGPPASSTAIWKKSQGAAGSPRRPQGGSDAPSGACR; this is encoded by the exons GTGGCAGCTACGACCACTTTCTCCTCTGTGGAGGAGCCAGGCCCTAACCAAACAGCCACACCACCAGTGTGGGATCGTGGAGGACCTCCAGAGCAGGTTGCCTCTTTAACCCCAGACAGTTGCCAGGCTGGCTCAACCAGTACAGGTGTGGGGACCAATGAAGACCTGAGGTTGCCCAGACGACGTCCACCACCAG GGAAACAGATACCCTGctctagccctggctgctgtctcagtttccccagtgtTCGTGATCTGGCACAGCATCTCCGTACCCACTGCCCACCTACACAGTCACTGGAAG GCAAGCTCTTCCGATGCTCAGCCCTGAGTTGCACTGAGAGTTTCCCCAGCATGCAGGAGCTGGTAGCCCATGGCAAGCTGCATTACAAGCCCAATCGCTACTTCAA GTGTGAGAATTGCCTCCTGCGCTTCCGCACTCACCGCTCGCTCTTCAAGCATCTGCATGTTTGTGCAGAGCATGCTCAGAGCCcagctccaccaccacccccttccCTGGACAAAGAGCCACCTGTGCCTGAGCGCCCCACAGAGTCTGACTCTTCATCTACCCTGGGCCTGCCATTCCCACTACTTGAGCCTTTCACCTCTGCCCCCACTGGGCCCTTCATTCCATACTTGAACCCTGCACCCTTTGGCCTGAGTCCTCCACGACTGCGCCCATTCCTGACTGCTGCTCCAGGGCCACCAGCCTCTAGCACTGCCATCTGGAAAAAGAGTCAAG GTGCTGCTGGCAGTCCAAGAAGACCTCAGGGCGGTTCCGATGCACCCTCAGGTGCGTGCAGGTGA
- the Znf414 gene encoding zinc finger protein 414 isoform X1: protein MEEPSRPSLDTTESSFSKPDKEVASSDVAATTTFSSVEEPGPNQTATPPVWDRGGPPEQVASLTPDSCQAGSTSTGVGTNEDLRLPRRRPPPGKQIPCSSPGCCLSFPSVRDLAQHLRTHCPPTQSLEGKLFRCSALSCTESFPSMQELVAHGKLHYKPNRYFKCENCLLRFRTHRSLFKHLHVCAEHAQSPAPPPPPSLDKEPPVPERPTESDSSSTLGLPFPLLEPFTSAPTGPFIPYLNPAPFGLSPPRLRPFLTAAPGPPASSTAIWKKSQGAAGSPRRPQGGSDAPSGFAAPSRIVWEHTRGRYSCMQCDFSTASRPTMTLHLQDHRPGAPTSLVPGFLRANIRAGKAEKCSGMELEARDEAQAQPPTQLHKDPTPFAPGVSQLSEGENSFFSQL, encoded by the exons GTGGCAGCTACGACCACTTTCTCCTCTGTGGAGGAGCCAGGCCCTAACCAAACAGCCACACCACCAGTGTGGGATCGTGGAGGACCTCCAGAGCAGGTTGCCTCTTTAACCCCAGACAGTTGCCAGGCTGGCTCAACCAGTACAGGTGTGGGGACCAATGAAGACCTGAGGTTGCCCAGACGACGTCCACCACCAG GGAAACAGATACCCTGctctagccctggctgctgtctcagtttccccagtgtTCGTGATCTGGCACAGCATCTCCGTACCCACTGCCCACCTACACAGTCACTGGAAG GCAAGCTCTTCCGATGCTCAGCCCTGAGTTGCACTGAGAGTTTCCCCAGCATGCAGGAGCTGGTAGCCCATGGCAAGCTGCATTACAAGCCCAATCGCTACTTCAA GTGTGAGAATTGCCTCCTGCGCTTCCGCACTCACCGCTCGCTCTTCAAGCATCTGCATGTTTGTGCAGAGCATGCTCAGAGCCcagctccaccaccacccccttccCTGGACAAAGAGCCACCTGTGCCTGAGCGCCCCACAGAGTCTGACTCTTCATCTACCCTGGGCCTGCCATTCCCACTACTTGAGCCTTTCACCTCTGCCCCCACTGGGCCCTTCATTCCATACTTGAACCCTGCACCCTTTGGCCTGAGTCCTCCACGACTGCGCCCATTCCTGACTGCTGCTCCAGGGCCACCAGCCTCTAGCACTGCCATCTGGAAAAAGAGTCAAG GTGCTGCTGGCAGTCCAAGAAGACCTCAGGGCGGTTCCGATGCACCCTCAG ggTTCGCGGCCCCCAGCCGCATCGTGTGGGAACACACGCGTGGCCGCTACTCGTGCATGCAGTGTGACTTCTCCACGGCCTCGCGGCCCACCATGACACTACACCTTCAGGACCACCGCCCTGGCGCCCCCACATCCCTGGTGCCAGGGTTCCTTCGTGCCAACATCCGGGCGGGTAAGGCTGAGAAATGTTCGGGCATGGAGCTAGAGGCAAGGGATGAGGCCCAAGCTCAGCCTCCCACTCAACTCCACAAGGACCCAACCCCATTTGCTCCTGGGGTATCACAGCTGTCAGAGGGGGAGAATTCATTTTTCTCACAGCTTTGA
- the Pram1 gene encoding PML-RARA-regulated adapter molecule 1 — MGDIKKGSNQDFRNLQAKFQASKSESGELSRKTPKPEFNKLLKTFPQTELSDQPMSSQSEFSAVSLKTPQLKFVSKKPPQPEVLRKLPQPEFTNLPKKPLQAELKDLPRKPLHPEFTGVKKPSKAEFTDLKKPPQPQFASLPKKPSQPELTNLPKPEKKFPKPDLSSPQLEAPQEPSVPAQKPLKPELSNPARPPTELKPKMFWQPESSEGPLKPLPSDFSTFPKKPLQPQTAAFSRKSLTQPESSEVPQTSPSKLGSNEFYPHSPQPDVSSFPKKSLLSEFNENLRKPPYPQSISCPKSPQQTMSFEVPQTAPWKPGSCNPQSHSPQPDLHAFPKKHPQLQQSNLSRTSSEPEVRKVPKKPQQLDHNILSKKPLQPELGHLPRTSSEPEFSSIPRKFLQAQRGKFFQPEFPKGMPRKPKLPGSVSECSLPSAIVGSRPQFPLSPGLGMPGTSRCRSQDFQVRHPPRRPLPSASSLGSPPAKPPLPPVPINIQSFRRAPAPHTASTTGTHFQAQQLQHIAKNPEEIYELYDAVEATEDSSPSPRGTDEVQPTQQTTRWPQQDPELRKNATQPQQLPAPDPKLLKQIRKAEKAEREFRKKFKFEGEIVIHTKMMIDPNAKTRRGGGKHLGIRRGEILEVIEFTSKDEMLCRDPKGKYGYVPRTALLPLETEVYDDVSFWDPLDTQQFSQGQ, encoded by the exons ATGGGAGATATAAAGAAG GGGAGCAATCAGGACTTCCGAAACCTCCAAGCTAAGTTCCAGGCCTCTAAGTCAGAGTCTGGAGAACTGTCCAGAAAAACCCCAAAGCCTGAGTTCAACAAACTCCTGAAGACATTTCCACAGACTGAGTTAAGTGATCAGCCCATGTCTTCACAGTCTGAGTTCAGTGCAGTGTCCTTGAAAACTCCACAGCTGAAGTTTGTAAGCAAGAAGCCCCCACAGCCTGAGGTTCTCAGAAAGTTACCGCAGCCTGAGTTCACTAATCTACCCAAGAAGCCCCTACAGGCTGAGCTCAAAGATCTCCCAAGGAAGCCTCTACATCCGGAATTCACTGGTGTCAAGAAGCCCTCGAAGGCCGAGttcacagatctaaagaagcccCCTCAGCCCCAGTTTGCCAGCCTCCCAAAGAAGCCCTCACAGCCTGAGCTCACTAATCTCCCTAAACCTGAAAAGAAGTTCCCCAAACCTGACTTGAGCTCTCCACAGCTTGAGGCACCCCAAGAGCCTAGTGTACCTGCCCAGAAGCCCCTGAAGCCTGAGCTCAGCAATCCTGCCAGGCCCCCAACAGAGCTCAAACCCAAGATGTTTTGGCAGCCTGAGTCTAGTGAGGGCCCTCTGAAGCCCTTGCCATCTGATTTCAGTACCTTTCCCAAGAAACCACTGCAGCCTCAGACTGCTGCTTTCTCTAGGAAGTCCCTAACACAGCCAGAGTCCAGTGAAGTTCCTCAGACATCCCCCTCCAAGCTTGGGTCCAATGAGTTTTATCCCCACTCCCCACAGCCTGATGTCAGTTCCTTTCCCAAGAAGTCACTGCTATCTGAGTTCAACGAGaacttgaggaagcccccatatCCTCAGAGCATCAGTTGCCCCAAGTCTCCACAGCAGACCATGTCCTTTGAAGTCCCCCAGACAGCCCCCTGGAAGCCTGGGTCATGTAACCCCCAATCTCACTCCCCTCAGCCAGACCTTCATGCATTTCCCAAGAAACATCCACAGCTCCAGCAAAGTAACCTTAGCAGGACATCCTCTGAGCCCGAAGTTCGCAAGGTTCCCAAGAAGCCTCAGCAGCTAGACCACAACATACTTTCGAAGAAGCCCCTCCAACCAGAACTGGGTCATCTCCCTAGAACATCCTcggaacctgagttcagttcgaTCCCCAGGAAGTTTTTGCAAGCTCAACGTGGCAAGTTCTTCCAGCCGGAGTTCCCCAAGGGTATGCCTAGAAAGCCCAAACTCCCTGGTTCAGTATCCGAgtgttccctgccctctgccattGTGGGCTCCAGGCCCCAGTTCCCCCTCAGCCCTGGGCTTGGAATGCCTGGGACATCCCGCTGTAGATCACAAGACTTCCAAGTCCGGCACCCACCTCGGCGGCCTCTACCCTCAGCCAGCAGCCTGGGCTCTCCCCCAGCTAAGCCTCCACTACCACCGGTCCCCATCAATATCCAAAGCTTCCGGAGAGCCCCAGCCCCACACACAG CCTCTACTACTGGGACCCACTTCCAAGCCCAACAACTTCAACATATTGCGAA GAATCCGGAGGAGATCTATGAGCTGTATGATGCTGTGGAGGCCACAGAAGACTCTAGTCCTAGCCCCAGAGGTACAG ATGAAGTGCAGCCTACCCAGCAAACCACCAGATGGCCTCAGCAGGATCCAGAGCTCAG GAAGAATGCCACTCAGCCACAGCAGCTGCCAGCCCCTGACCCCAAGCTGCTGAAACAAatcaggaaggcagagaaagcTGAGAGAGAGTTTAGAAAGAAGTTCAAG TTTGAAGGTGAAATCGTAATTCACACAAAGATGATGATTGACCCCAATGCCAAGACGCGGCGTGGAGGTGGCAAGCACCTGGGCATCCGGCGTGGAGAGATTCTAGAAGTGATCGAGTTCACCAGCAAGGATGAGATGCTGTGTCGGGATCCCAAGGGCAAGT ATGGCTACGTACCCAGAACTGCACTGTTGCCCTT GGAAACGGAAGTATATGATGACGTCAGCTTCTGGG ACCCTCTGGATACCCAACAATTTTCTCAGGGACAGTAA